A single uncultured Acetobacterium sp. DNA region contains:
- a CDS encoding L-2-amino-thiazoline-4-carboxylic acid hydrolase, with amino-acid sequence MIKNKKNRDVFKKTRLPNLLDTLIILFGEIKGRFYYNKAVIIFEYELQNIDDRGNKTISKHLRTSILPGYACYHALIECGLAWEVAFAIVEEEIAESALRMRKISEIVSELPFGYALFKLVMKPMLKRGYPKEGWTIKWKEFSRNRVYFHITSCLYCEELSKRDALELCPAFCNSEHVVYDPLTPRVVFQRKWTLAAGNELCDFCFKNGKHVR; translated from the coding sequence ATGATAAAAAATAAGAAAAACCGTGATGTTTTTAAGAAGACGCGACTCCCTAATCTGTTGGACACATTAATTATACTGTTTGGTGAAATTAAAGGACGGTTTTATTACAATAAAGCCGTTATTATTTTTGAGTATGAACTTCAAAACATCGATGACCGCGGAAATAAAACCATTAGCAAGCATCTAAGAACGTCCATATTACCTGGTTATGCCTGTTATCATGCCCTGATTGAATGCGGACTTGCCTGGGAAGTGGCCTTTGCCATTGTTGAAGAAGAAATTGCTGAGTCAGCCTTGAGGATGCGGAAAATATCGGAAATAGTCAGTGAACTGCCTTTTGGTTATGCTTTATTCAAATTAGTAATGAAACCAATGTTGAAACGAGGCTATCCAAAAGAAGGATGGACTATTAAATGGAAAGAGTTTAGCCGGAATCGGGTATATTTTCATATCACTTCCTGTTTGTATTGCGAGGAACTTTCAAAAAGAGACGCGCTGGAACTTTGTCCGGCTTTTTGCAACTCAGAGCATGTTGTCTATGATCCTTTAACCCCAAGGGTTGTTTTTCAACGAAAGTGGACCCTGGCAGCAGGGAATGAGTTGTGTGATTTCTGTTTTAAAAATGGAAAACACGTACGATGA
- the larC gene encoding nickel pincer cofactor biosynthesis protein LarC codes for MKVLFFDCFSGISGDMVLGAFIDLGIDPAYLSTELQKLNLDGFRIEAESTMKKGISGTRCHVILETDRHHHRHFNDIKEIIEKSTLSDEVKTTALAIFMRVAVAEGKVHNVPVERVHFHEVGALDSIVDIVGAAICYHALKPNLVYGSKINVGSGWVRCAHGLLPVPAPATAEILCESNFEMYSKAIDGESATPTGVAILAELATYSPNTPSFIPEKTGYGFGGKDFGVLNALRIIQGRKSESNTIMVIETNVDDMTGEMAGYVLEILLQNGALDAFYTPVYMKKNRPGIHLTVLSSEANLPLIEELILKETSTIGIRKYPVERTCMHRHFKKIATPLGEVTIKISQHGDIKRATPEYEDVKKIAQESGKSLWEVLEMVEKLK; via the coding sequence CGATATGGTTTTAGGGGCCTTTATTGATTTAGGGATCGATCCGGCTTATCTCAGCACCGAACTGCAAAAACTGAATCTCGACGGCTTTCGCATTGAAGCCGAGTCCACCATGAAAAAAGGGATTTCAGGTACCCGATGTCACGTCATCCTGGAGACTGATCGTCATCACCACCGACACTTTAACGATATCAAGGAAATCATCGAAAAATCAACGTTATCAGATGAGGTGAAAACAACAGCCCTGGCCATTTTTATGCGGGTGGCTGTGGCTGAAGGCAAGGTTCACAATGTTCCGGTGGAGCGGGTTCATTTTCATGAGGTTGGTGCCCTGGATTCCATCGTTGATATCGTCGGTGCCGCCATCTGTTACCACGCGCTGAAACCGAATCTCGTCTATGGTTCCAAAATAAATGTCGGCAGCGGCTGGGTCCGCTGTGCCCATGGCCTTCTGCCGGTTCCGGCTCCGGCCACGGCAGAAATTCTCTGCGAATCTAATTTTGAAATGTATTCCAAGGCGATTGACGGTGAATCGGCTACCCCAACCGGCGTTGCGATCCTGGCTGAACTGGCCACCTACTCCCCCAACACACCAAGTTTCATCCCCGAAAAAACCGGCTACGGCTTTGGCGGAAAAGATTTCGGGGTGTTGAATGCTCTGAGAATCATTCAAGGCCGCAAATCCGAATCAAACACCATTATGGTGATTGAAACCAATGTCGATGACATGACCGGTGAAATGGCCGGCTATGTGCTGGAAATATTACTCCAAAACGGCGCCCTGGATGCTTTCTATACCCCGGTTTACATGAAGAAAAACCGCCCCGGCATTCATCTGACGGTCTTATCCAGTGAAGCCAACCTGCCCTTGATTGAGGAACTCATTTTAAAAGAAACCTCCACCATTGGGATTCGCAAATATCCGGTGGAACGCACCTGTATGCATCGTCATTTCAAGAAAATCGCTACGCCTCTGGGTGAAGTGACCATCAAAATCTCCCAGCACGGTGATATTAAACGGGCCACTCCGGAATATGAAGATGTTAAAAAGATCGCTCAGGAATCAGGAAAATCACTGTGGGAAGTGCTGGAAATGGTTGAAAAATTAAAATAG